The genomic window GTCGTCGATCTGACCGTGTGGGTGGACTTCTCCGTCGCCGCGGCCTCCGACGATCTGGTCGCCACCGTCGACTACGGCCAACTCGCCGAGAACGCCGTGCGAATCATCCAAGGCCCGCCGCGCAACCTCATCGAGACCGTCGTCTCCGAGATCGCCGACGACGTAATGACCGACCCGCGCATCAGCTCGGTCGAGGTGGTCGTGCACAAGCCCGCCGCCCCGATTCCGCACACCTTCGCCGACGTCCGAGTCGTCACCTCGCGCCATCGCGGGGAGCCGCTGTGAGCCCGATCAGCGAGCGGACCATCGGCACCGCTCCCCGAGGCACGATGGAGCCGAGCGTCAGCGAGGTGGCGTCGTGACTCGTGCCGTGCTGTCCATCGGTTCGAATCTGGGTGACCGGCTGGCGCATCTGCGCAGTGTGGTCGACGGCTTCGGTACTCGGGTCATCGCGGTGTCGCCGGTGTATTCGACCGCGCCGTGGGGCGGGGTCGAACAGGACGACTACCTCAATGCCATTGTCGTGGTGGAAGAGCCGGCGTTCGACTGCGCCGATTGGCTGCGCGAGGGCCAGCGGCTCGAGCAAGCCGCGGATCGGGTCCGCGAGGTGCGCTGGGGCGCCAGGACCCTCGATGTCGACGTGATCTGGTGCGCGGAGCGCGCGGACGGCGAGCTGGTGGCCTGCCGCAGCGAGGACCCGGAGCTGACCCTGCCGCACCCGCAGGCGCATCGGCGCGCGTTCGTCCTGATCCCGTGGCTGGACCTGGAACCGGACGCGGTGCTCGAGGTCGACGGCCGCGCGCAGGCGATCACGGACCTGCTCGATGAACTCCCGGTCGCCGAACGCACCGGCGTGCAACGGACCGAGCTGTCCCTGCCATCCGCCGAAGGATCGGCCCCGTGCAGCTGAAACCCACTCGAATCCTGGACCTGGTGGCGAATGTGGTGATCGCCGCGGTCGTCGCGTGGGTCGCAACCCGGATGGCCTACAACAGCTTTCCGCCGATCTCCACCTACGCGGGTGCCTCGCTGTATCCGGTCGCGGCCATCGAGGCGGTGCTGGCGTTCGTGATCCGGGCGAAGGTCAACGACAACCAGCTCGGCGATGGCAGGCATCAACTGCATCCGATCACTGCGGCCCGCGCGGTCGCGTTGGCCAAGGCGTCGCTGCAAGTCGGTTCGATCGCGGCGGGTGTGTGGCTGGGTTTCCTGTTTTGGGTCTTCCCGCAGCGGGGCACGCTCGGTGCGGCCGCCGCCGACAGTCCGGGTGCCATTGTCGGGATGCTGGCGGGGGTGGCTTTGGTTGCTGCGGCCCTATGGCTCGAGTATTGCTGCCGGGCTCCCGACGACCCCACCGACGATCCGGCAACCACATAGCAAATAAGCCGTCCGGAATTGTCGCACCGAGTTGTGGGCGTGGCGAGTCGATCAAGCTACCCTGGCTTGCATGGTTTCACCCTCCCGTACCAGCACTTCCCGTCGACGGCGGGACGACGCGGGAAAATTGTTCATCGGCGTATTGATTCTGCTCGGGCTGGTTGCCAGCGTTTTCCTGGTATTCAGCAACAGCTTGCAGTTCGTACGGATCGGTCTGGTCGCTGCCCTGTGGGCGGCGGTCATCGGCGCGTTAGCTGCGACGAGATATCGCAAGGAAGCGACGATCGACAAGGCCAAGGTTCGCGATCTGCAGACGGTCTACGAGTTGCAGCTGGAGCGCGAGGTCACCGCCCGGCGCGAATTCGAGCTCGGGATCGAGGCCCGGGTGCGCGAGGAAGTGGGCGCCGATGCCACCGAGCTGGCCGCGTTGCGCGCCGAACTCACCGTGCTCCGGCAGAGTCTGCAGCGGCTCTTCGACGGCGATCTGCCGATGGATCGGCCCGCGTTGCGCGCCGACGCGACCCGGATTCAAGAGCTGACCAGCGCGGTAGCCGACCCGGCGAATAATAGCTCCGCGAATGCCGGACCCTGGGCCGTCCCGCCGAACCAGCAACCGCGCAGCAGCGTGACCCCGGTGTTCGTCCCCGATCATCCCGAGCCGCCCGCCTTCGCCAGCCCCTTCGACGACCCGGTCACCGCCGAGACCTCAGCGGTTCCCGTCGAACACGACGAAGACGAATTCGAAGTCACCGATGTCGACCTCAGCGACCGCGACGATCGAACGCAGTCCTCGTCGGGTTGGTCCGACGCGTTCACCGAGGGGCCGGTCATTCAACCCGCGCCCGAGCCGACGCCGGCTCCCGCACCGAAGCCCAAGCCCAAGCCCGCCTCGTCCTACCCGTCGACCCGCCCCTCGGCCTGGCCGACGACGGAGTCGCCGACGATCGGTACCGCGAGCTCGCGCAGGCGACGCCGCGCCGAAGCCGATGCCGACTCCGAGGTGCCCGAGCGCAGGCTGTCGGTCGCCGAGATCATGGCCAACCTGCAGTCCGAGGAGAAGAGCCGCGACCGGCGGTGATCGCTATCGGGCCTGGTAAACGGCAAATCGGGCATTGCGGTGTAAATCACTGCCCGGGTCCGTGGCACTGGCAAACATCGGGCCGATATCCTCGATGACGAAACGTCCGGTACCCGCAAGGCGGGACTGGAACGACATCGAGAGGACACTGTTGACCTCGAGAAGCGTGAATCCTGACGACGCGACTTCGGGCTACCCCATATCGAGCGACCAGCACAGCGGTGACCCCGCACCCGCACGCCTGACGGTGGGCATCGTCTCGGCGGGACGTGTCGGCTCGGCACTTGGCGCGGCACTGGAGCGTGCCGGACACGTGGTGTTCGGCGTCGCCGCTATTTCCGATGCCTCGGTGCGGCGCGCGCGCACCCGGTTGCCCGACTCCGAGATCCTGCCGGTCGAGGAGGTAGCGGCCCGCAGTGAGCTGCTGCTGCTCGCCGTGCCCGATACCGAGCTGGCCGGTTTGGCGCGCGGCCTGGCGAGCGCGAAGGTGGTCCGGCCGGGCACCATCGTGGCGCACACCTCCGGAGCCAACGGGGTCGGCGTGCTCGCCCCGCTCGCCGAAAGCGGCGTCCTGCCATTGGCCATTCATCCCGCGATGACCTTCACCGGCCACGACGAGGACATCACCCGACTGAGCAACGCGTGCTTCGGCATCACCGCCGCCGACGAGATCGGCTACGCCATCGGGCAGGCGCTGGTGATCGAGATGGGCGGTGAGCCGGTCCGCGTGCAGGAGCACAATCGCGCGCTCTACCACGCCGCTCTCGCGCACGGCAGCAATCACCTGGTCACGGTGATCGTGGATGCCCTTGCCGCACTACGCGTCGCGCTCGACGGCCCAGGCCTGCTCGGGCAGCAGATCGTCGACGATCAGCCGAACGGGCTGGCCGAGCGGCTGCTCGCCCCGCTCGCGTCGGCCGCGCTGGACAACGCGTTGCGGCGCGGGCAGTCCGCGCTGACCGGTCCGGTGGCGCGCGGCGACGCGGATGCGGTGGCCGCGCACCTGGCCGCACTGGAATCCGTCGACACCCGCTTGGCCGAGGGCTATCGCGCGCTGTCGCTGCGGACCGCCGAACGAGCGGGTACCAATCCCGCTGTCATCGAGCTGCTGAAGGGGCGCTGATGTTCGATCCGAAATTGCGTGGCGCCTATTCACCCGGTGGGTTGACCGTGCATCACGACCCGGCGGTGGTCACCCAGGTGTGCAACGCGCTGCGTAGCGTCGGTCGCACCGTCGCGTTGGTGCCGACCATGGGCGCGCTGCACGAAGGCCACCTGGAAATCGTGCGCCTGGCCAAACGGAACAACCAGGTCGTGGTCGTCTCGATCTTCGTGAATCCGTTGCAGTTCGGTGCCAACGAGGACCTCGACAAATACCCGCGCACCTTGGACGCCGATGTCGCCCTGTTGCGCGAGGAGGGCGTCGGTCTGGTGTTCGCGCCGAGCGTGTCCGACATGTACCCGGACGGCCCGCGCACCACCGTGCACCCGGGCCCGATCGGTGCCGAGCTCGAAGGCGCCAGCCGGCCAACGCATTTCGCGGGCATGCTGACCGTGGTCGCCAAGCTGCTGCAGATCGTGCGGCCGACCGAGGCGTACTTCGGCGAGAAGGACTACCAGCAGCTCACGTTGATCCGGCAAATGGTTCGAGACCTCAACTTCGACGTCAAGATCAAGCCGGTCGCCACCGTGCGGGAACACGACGGGCTCGCCATGTCCTCGCGGAACCGGTTTCTCGATGCGGCACAACGGGAATCGGCGCTCGGCCTGTCCGCAGCGCTGGCCGCGGGCAAGCATGCGGGCGGCCTCGGTCCGGACGCGGTACTCGCCGCCGCCCGGCAGGTGCTCGACGCGGTGCCCGGCATCGACGTCGACTACCTCGAACTGCGCTCCGCCAATCTCGACCCCGCCCCGGCCACCGGCAATGCCCGGCTGCTCGTGGCCGCCAGGGTCGGCCCGACCCGGCTGATCGACAATGTCGCCGTCACCCTCGGCGCACCGATCGACGGCCACCCCAACGTCTCCGCCGCGCGGACCTCCCAGCCTGCCTAGGCCACGAACCAACGAAAGGGCGACGCAATGTTGCGCACCATGATGAAGTCGAAGATCCACCGCGCCACGGTGACCCACGCCGACCTGCACTACGTCGGCTCGGTGACGGTCGACCAGGATCTGCTCGATGCCGCCGATCTGCTGGAAGGCGAGCAGGTCTGCATCGTCGACATCGACAACGGCGCCCGCCTGGAGACCTATGTCATCGCGGGTGAACGCGGGTCCGGCGTGATCGGCATCAACGGTGCCGCCGCCCACCTGGTGCACCCCGGCGATCTGGTCATCCTGATCGCCTATGGCCAGCTGAACGAGCAGGAAATCGCGGAATACGACCCGAAGGTCGTTTTCGTGGACGAGCGCAATCGCCCGGTGGAACTCGGCTCCGATCCCGCGCACGCGCCGGAAGGCTCCGGCCTCACCTCACCGCGCTCGCTGTCGTTCGCCTGAGCACCGAGCCGGACATGCTGCTGACAATCGACGTCCGCAATACCAATATCGTGATCGGTCTTTTCTCGGGCAGCGGCGCGCATTCGAAACTGGTGCGGCACTGGCGGATACACACCAATCCGCTGCTCACCGCCGACGAATTCGCCAGCCAGGTGCGCGGCCTGGTCGGCACGCAGCTCGACCAAGTGATCGGAGTTTCCGCACTGTCCACGGTGCCGCCGGTGCTGCGTGAACTGCGGACGATGTTGAACCAGTATTGGGGTCACGTGCCGCATGTACTGGTGGAGCCCGGGGTCCGCACCGGCATTCCGCTGCTGGTGGATAACCCGAAAGAGGTGGGCGCCGACCGGATCGTGAACTGCCTGGCCGCCTATCAGCATTATTCGTCCGCGGCGATCGTTGTCGATTTCGCCACCGCGATCTGCGTCGACCTGGTCTCGGCGAAAGGTGAGTTCCTCGGCGGAGTCATCGCGCCCGGCGTGGAAATTTCGATGGAAGCCCTGGTGGAGCGCAGTGCGCTGCGCCGAGCCGAACTGACCAGGCCACGCTCGGTGCTCGGGAAGAACAGCATGGAATGCATGCAGTCCGGCGCGGTTTTCGGTTTCGCCGGGATGGTGGACGGGCTGATCGACCGGATTCGCGACGAGTTCGAGGCGTTTGCCGGCGACGATGTCGCGGTGGTCGCCACCGGACCGAGCGCGGCGCTGATCGTCCCGGAATCGGAGACCATCGACGACCACGACCCGTACCTCACCTTGACCGGTTTGCGCCTCGTATACGAGCGAAACCAACGCCGCAAGGGAGTGGGCGCGTGAGGTATGCCATTTGCACTGTGCGTCGGCGCTGATACACTCACCGCTGTGAATTCTCGCGTGCGCACCCAGGAGTGTTGTCGAGGCTGACCTGGCCTCGACCGATCGAGGCTGACCACCGCCCTCGACCGTTCACATACTCCTGGAGATTCGCTCATGCGTTCTTCCGTTCTTTCCCTCTCTTCCGCACGTGACGCTTTTTCGGCAACCCCGCCGCTGGAACGCGCCGTGGCTTCCGCATTGCCGACCCGCCTGCGTCCCGCCGATTTACTGCGATTGACCGACGAGGGCGCCGAAGACGTACTGGCCGGGCGGTATGACCACCTCCTTCCCTCGAATGGCGTCTGGCCCGCCGACGAACGCTGGGCGGCGCGGCTGCTCACCGATGACGAAGTCGATGTCTGGCTGATCAGTTGGACACCGGGGAAATCCACCGAACTGCACGACCACGCCGGCTCGCTCGGCGCATTGACCGTGCTCAGCGGCGCCCTCTCGGAATTCCGTTGGAACGGAAGCGAACTGCGCCGCCGCACGCTCGCCGCGGGTGATCAGGCGTCGTTCCCGATCGGCTGGGTGCACGACGTGATGCGGGCCCCGGCCCAGTCCGTGGCGAGTACCGAACCGGCCTTCGATCCCGCACTGCTCGAACCCACGCTCAGCGTGCATGCCTATTCCCCGCCGCTCACCGCCATGTCCTATTACGAGGTCACCGGCCACGGCACCCTGCGGCGCACCCGAACCGTTCTCACCGACCAGCCCGAAGGTGATATGTAATGAGCGAACGTTTGACCATCGATCAGATGCTCGAGAACGCGCGCGCCCAGCTGAAGCGGATCTATGCCTTCGAATTGCCGGAGGCGCTCGCCAGGGGCGCGATTCTGGTGGACATTCGGCCGCAGGCGCAGCGCGTGCGGGAAGGCGCGTTGCCGGGTGCCCTGGTGATCGAGCGGAATGTGCTGGAATGGCGGCTCGACCCGACCAGTTCCGCGCGCTTGGCACTGGCCACCGATCACGACGTGGAATGGATCGTCGCCTGCTCCGAGGGCTATACCTCCAGCCTGGCGGCAGCCGCGTTGCAGCAACTCGGGCTGCACCGGGCGACCGATCTCGTCGGGGGCTTCCACGCATTGAAGGCGGCGGGTCTACTGCACATCGGAATCCGGGCGCCGCACTTCGCCCGCGAGGTCGACGCGCTCGCCTCGCTGTAATTTCCGGTATCGCTTCCATCTCGAAACATAAGGTCGCACAAGCGGTTTCGTGTGCGGGTCGGCCGGTGCCCGCTATTTCCGGGGATACCGCACCGCGCAAATCCGGCACCTGGCAGCGCCGGGAACCGAGACCGATTCGTTACTCCGTGAACTAGCCCGGGCGGCCCGCAAAACGATTTCCGGTGCACGCTAGGGTTGTTGGATGTGAGCACCAGCAACACTCCCTCGTCCAGCGATCCTGCATCGGATTCGCGGCCTGCCGTGGCGTCCGACGCCGACGACGCCCCGGAGCAGATACGGATTCGTAAGGAGAAGCGGGAGCGGTTGCTCGCCGACGGCGGTGACGCGTATCCCGTGGTCGTGCCGCGCACGCATACCCTTGCCGAAATTCGCGCCGCATATCCCGATCTCGCAGCCGACACCCAGACCGGGCTGCAGGCGGGTGTCGCTGGTCGCGTCATATTCATGCGTAATACCGGCAAGCTGTGTTTCGCGACGCTGCAGGAGGGTGACGGCACCAAGCTGCAGGCGATGATCAGCCTGAACGGCGTGGGCGCCGACGCGCTCGCGGCCTGGAAGGCCGATGTCGACCTCGGTGACTTCGTTTTCGTGCACGGCGAGGTGATCTCGTCGCGGACCGGCGAATTGAGCGTCATGGCCGATTCCTGGTTCATGGCGGCCAAGTCGCTGCGACCGCTGCCGGTGGCGCACAAGGAGATGAACGAGGAGTCGCGGGTCCGGCAGCGCTATGTCGATCTGATCGTGCGCCCTGAAGCCAGGGAAATGGCACGGACCAGGATCGCGGTGGTGCGCGCGCTGCGCAATGCGCTGGAACGCCGCGGTTTCCTCGAGGTGGAGACGCCGATGCTGCAGACTCTGCACGGCGGCGCGGCGGCCCGGCCGTTCGTCACCCATTCCAATGCGCTCGATATGGATCTCTACCTGCGTATCGCGCCCGAGCTGTTCCTGAAGCGCTGCGTGGTCGGCGGGCTGGAGCAGGTCTTCGAGATCAACCGCAACTTCCGCAACGAGGGCTCGGACTCCACCCATTCGCCCGAGTTCGCGATGCTCGAAACGTATGAGGCGTACGGCACCTACGACGACTCAGCGCGGATGACCCGGGAATTGGTGCAGGAAGTAGCCCAGGAGGTGTTCGGAACCCAGGTGGTGACGCTCGCCGACGGCACAGAATACGACCTGCGCGGCGAGTGGGCGACCGTCGAGATGTACCCGTCGCTCTCCGACGCCCTCGGCGTCTCCGTGACACCGGAAACTTCGATCGCCGAATTGCGCGAGCTCGCCGATCGGGTCGGTCTGGAAATTCCCGAGGACAAGGGCTATGGCCACGGCAAACTCGTCGAGGAACTGTGGGAACACCAGTACGGCGACAAGCTCTACGCACCGACTTTTGTTCGTGACTTCCCGGTGGAGACCTCACCGCTCACCCGGCAGCATCGGAGCAAGGCGGGGGTCACCGAGAAGTGGGACCTCTATGTCCGTGGCTTCGAGTTGGCTACTGGCTATTCGGAGTTGATCGATCCGGTGATCCAGCGCGAGCGGTTCGTGGATCAAGCGCGACTGGCCGCGCAAGGTGACGACGAGGCGATGGCGCTGGACGAGGACTTCCTTGCCGCGATGGAGCACGGTATGCCGCCGACCACCGGTACCGGTATGGGAATCGATCGTCTGTTGATGGCGTTGACGGGTCTCGGAATCCGGGAAACAATACTGTTCCCAATTGTGCGACCGGTCACTCGCTGACTGGTTGATTGCTAAATCTCCGCCCCGTCTTGGAAATTTTGGAATTCGAGGTATTCTTGCCTCGGGTAATCGGCCTAGTATGCGGGTCGCACGATTTCGAGAGGACGTTCATCTCATGGCAAAGAAGGTCACCGTTAGCCTGATCGACGATGTCGATGGGGAGTCCATCGCGGACGAGACCATCGAGTTTGCGATCGACGGTGTGTCGTACGAGATCGACCTGTCGTCGGCAAATGCGGCGAAGCTGCGCGACGGGCTGGAAGAGTGGGTTTCGAGCGCGCGTCGGGTGAGTGGCCGGCGCCGGGTCAAGGCCGCCGCGACCGCGACGGGTGCCCCGAAGAGTCGGGTCTCGATCGACCGGGAACAAAGTGCAGCAATTCGCGAGTGGGCACGTCGGAATGGACACAAGGTGTCCGCGCGGGGTCGTATCTCCGCCGACATCACCGACGCGTACAACAAGGCCGCGAAGGGTTAGTTTCATATTTTTCGCCCGCCGCCCCCGCGAATCGTGCGACGCAGGGGCGGCGGTTTTGTCTTTCTCCGGGGGCCCATAGGCGCTGGATATAACTGTTCGGCACGATGACACGCTGCCCGATGTGGCGCGCGGATCGATCTTGCTCGTGGTTCCAGGACGCGGCACCATGGAAACGTGCGATGGTCACTGGCGGTATGGAGAGACGAGGTATCGGCGCAGTGACTGGATTCGTCGGATCTTTCTTGCGTTTCCAGGATGACACGGGTCGTCAGCAGGAGTTCATGCTCACCGCCGAGCGCGAACGGGTGACGATCGGGCGCTCGCCGCAGGCCGACCTCGCCCTGCCATGGGACGCGGAGGTGTCCCGGCTGCACGCGGCGATCGAGTATCTCGGTGCGCAGTGGACCATCGTGGACGACGGGCTTTCGCGCAACGGCACTTTCGTCAACGGCGACCGCTTGGTCGGCAGGCGCAGGCTGATCGCGGGTGACGTCATCCGGGTCGGCACCTCGCGGGTGTCCTTCCACGATTTCGGCGGTGTCGCCGACGACATCACCCGCACCTCCACCGGTTCGATCCCAACATTGCGGCAGCTCACCGAAACTCAGCGCTCGGTGCTGATCGCGCTGTGCCGCCCGTACAAGAACGGTGCGGCCTTCGCCACGCCCGCCTCCAATCAGCAGATCGCCGAGGAACTGTTCCTGAGCGTCGATGCGATCAAGACGCACCTGCGTGCGCTGTTCGCCAAGTTCGGGGTGGAGGACCTGCCGCAGAACGCGAAGCGGGTCCGGCTCGCCTTCCTGGCGATTCAAAGCGGACTCATCTCCGACCGGGATTTGTGACGCTCCGGTAGACGATCGCTTAGCCGGCCGAGTGTCTCGGCCATGGAGAGCCGTGCCGAAACCGGCTTGACTGATATCCACGAACCGGAGCGATGAGGGCTCCGGTCGGGTTTCCCTCAGGAGGAAATATGACCGCCGCACGTCTCATCGCCCTGGTCCTGGCCACGCTGGCCACCGGGCTGATCGCGGGCCTGTTCTACGGCTACGCGAACTCGGTGATGCCGGCGCTGAATCGCACCGACGACCGCACCATGATCGACGTGATGCAGAAGATCAACGTGGTCATCATCAACCCGGTGTTCATGATCGGATTCCTCGGCACCGTCGGCTTTTCCATCCTCGCGGCGGCTTTGCACCTGGGCAAGGACCAGCGCAGCACGCTGATCTGGATCGGCATTGCCTTGGCGATCAATGTGATCGCGTTCGCGGTCACCTCCGGCCTGAACGTGCCGTTGAACAATCAGCTGGCGGCCGCGGGTGATCCGTCGCGGATCGCCGACCTTGCTGCCGTGCGCGCCGATTTCGAAGCCGTCTGGGTGCGCTGGAACATCGTCCGGGCGGTGCTGCACACGCTGGCCTTCCTGGTGCTGTGCGGCGCGCTGTTCGTCGCCGGTACGCAGCACGGCAAGGCGAATGCCGCCGGTGCGGCCACCCCCGATCAGTATGTGGCGCAGGGCCATCCGGGACAGTTCCCCGGTCAGCCGGGTGTCGCGGTCTACCGCTAGCGCTGGCACCAACCGCCACAAGCGATTTCGCGACTCGCCCCCGCCTGGGACACCCCTGCGGTAGTTTCTGGAACACGTTCCAGATTTGGAGGCTACCGTGCGGCGTGTTCCAGGCTTTTCGTTTCTCGTCCTCGTACTGGCCGCGCTATGGACCGCCGCGGCAGGTCCGGCGCAAGCGCAGCAGTACCCGGTCGACTACAACTTCTTCGCGGGCATCCCCAACGAGCTGACGAATCCGGGCGGCTCGCTGCCCGGCGCCAACGATTGGTCGTGCCGTCCGAGCGACGCCCATCCCAACCCGGTGGTGCTCGCGCACGGCACCGGCGGTGGAGCACAGACGAATTGGGGCGTATACGCGCCGCTGCTGGCCAATCAGGGCTACTGCGTGTACTCGATGACCTACGGCGCCTACGACCTGCCATGGCCGATCTCCGCCATCGGCGGCATGCTGCCGATGGAGCAGAGCGCACCCCAGTTCGCCGCGTTCGTGGACCGGGCGCTCGCCGCGACCGGCGCGCGGCGGGTCGACATCGTCGGTCACTCCCAGGGCAACTTCATCGGCAACTATTTCGTCAAGCGGCTCGGCGGCGCGGACAAAGTGGACAAACTCGTCGCCATCGCCCCACCCTGGCTCGGTTCGAACGTCGCGGGCGCAGCCCAGATAGCGGCCTTCAGTCAGCGCCTCGGCGCTGGCCCCGCCTTCGACGCCCTGGTCGGCTCCCTGTGCCAAGCCTGCCGCCAGGTCGTCGAGGGCTCCGACTTCCTGCGGGCACTGAACGCCGACGGCGTCTATCACCCGTCCGTCACCTACACCAACATCGCCACCCGCCTCGACGAGCTCGTCGTCCCCTACACCGCAGGCCTGGTCCCAGGCCCGAACGTCACGAACATCGTGGTCCAAGACACATGCGCCCAGGACTTCTCCGAGCACGCAGGCATCGCAGGCAGCCCCCGCGCCGCCGCCTACGTCCTCAACGCCCTCGACCCAACCCACCCACGCGAAGCCCCATGCGTGTTTGTCGCCCCCTTCACCGGGTAGGACCCCTGTCCGAGAGCTACTGACCAACCGACCACCACGCGCGAGTCTTACGAGCGCCGTTCGCGGCCCGTCTCGCTTCCGAGTGGCCGAAGCGCATGCGCCGCAGGCGCGAGTCTCGGCCGCTCGGAAGCGAGACTTCCAGGGGCCGCGAACCCGCCGCGCCCGCGCGGCAAAAAATTCAGCTCAGGGCTAAACGGTATTCGGAAACGAATCCTGCAACGCTCACGTTATGAGTGAATGACCGTGCTGACGCTGGTCGCCAATAGGGTGGACTGGCGGCGGCAGTATCCCCCGCCAACTAGAGTGGAGGCGGGGGCCACGACCCCCGGGCTTCATGGCAGGCTGACGCCCACGGTTGTAACACAGCACACTGCGGCGTCTGTTGCCAGAATGTCGGAAGCAGGAGAGTGAGGGAGCGATGTTCGAGAGGTTCACCGACCGCGCGAGGCGTGTCGTTGTCCTGGCCCAGGAAGAGGCCCGGATGCTCAACCACAACTACATCGGCACCGAGCACATCCTGCTGGGGCTGATCCATGAGGGTGAGGGTGTCGCGGCCAAGTCGCTGGAATCGCTCGGCATTTCGCTGGAGGGCGTGCGCAGCCAGGTGGAGGAGATCATCGGTCAGGGCCAGCAGGCTCCGTCCGGTCACATCCCGTTCACCCCGCGGGCCAAAAAAGTCTTGGAGCTGAGTCTGCGCGAAGCGTTGCAACTCGGCCACAATTACATCGGCACCGAGCACATTCTGCTCGGTCTCATCCGCGAGGGTGAGGGTGTCGCCGCGCAGGTGCTCGTCAAGCTGGGCGCCGACCTCAACCGGGTGCGCCAGCAGGTTATCCAGCTGTTGTCCGGGTATCAGGGCAAGGAGCCGGTCGAGTCCGGCTCGCGCGGTGAGGCGGGCACGCCGTCCACTTCGCTGGTGCTCGACCAGTTCGGCCGCAATCTGACCCAGGCCGCGCTCGAGGGCAAGCTCGACCCGGTCATCGGCCGCTCGAAGGAAATCGAGCGGGTCATGCAGGTGCTGAGCCGCCGTACCAAGAACAATCCGGTGCTGATCGGCGAGCCCGGTGTCGGTAAGACCGCGGTCGTGGAGGGCCTGGCGCAGGCCATCGTCAACGGCGAGGTCCCCGAGACGCTGAAGGACAAGCAGCTGTACACCCTCGACCTGGGTTCCCTGGTCGCGGGCAGCCGCTACCGCGGTGACTTCGAAGAGCGCCTGAAGAAGGTGCTCAAGGAGATCAACACCCGCGGCGACATCATCCTGTTCATCGACGAGCTGCACACGCTCGTCGGGGCGGGTGCCGCCGAGGGCGCGATCGACGCCGCGTCCATCCTGAAGCCGAAGCTGGCCCGTGGCGAGCTGCAGACCATCGGCGCGACCACACTCGACGAGTACCGCAAGTACATCGAGAAGGACGCCGCGCTGGAGCGCCGGTTCCAGCCGGTGCAGGTCGGCGAGCCGACGGTCGAGCACACCATCAACATCCTCAAGGGTCTGCGTGACCGCTACGAGGCACACCACCGGGTTTCCATCACCGATGGCGCGCTGGTGGCCGCGGCGACCCTGGCCGACCGCTACATCAACGACCGGTTCCTGCCGGACAAGGCGATCGACCTGATCGACGAGGCCGGTGCGCGGATGCGCATCCGTCGCATGACCGCCCCGCCGGACCTGCGCGAATTCGACGACAAGATCGCCGATGCGCGCCGGGAGAAGGAAAGCGCGATCGA from Nocardia iowensis includes these protein-coding regions:
- a CDS encoding cysteine dioxygenase; amino-acid sequence: MRSSVLSLSSARDAFSATPPLERAVASALPTRLRPADLLRLTDEGAEDVLAGRYDHLLPSNGVWPADERWAARLLTDDEVDVWLISWTPGKSTELHDHAGSLGALTVLSGALSEFRWNGSELRRRTLAAGDQASFPIGWVHDVMRAPAQSVASTEPAFDPALLEPTLSVHAYSPPLTAMSYYEVTGHGTLRRTRTVLTDQPEGDM
- a CDS encoding rhodanese-like domain-containing protein; the protein is MTIDQMLENARAQLKRIYAFELPEALARGAILVDIRPQAQRVREGALPGALVIERNVLEWRLDPTSSARLALATDHDVEWIVACSEGYTSSLAAAALQQLGLHRATDLVGGFHALKAAGLLHIGIRAPHFAREVDALASL
- the lysS gene encoding lysine--tRNA ligase, yielding MASDADDAPEQIRIRKEKRERLLADGGDAYPVVVPRTHTLAEIRAAYPDLAADTQTGLQAGVAGRVIFMRNTGKLCFATLQEGDGTKLQAMISLNGVGADALAAWKADVDLGDFVFVHGEVISSRTGELSVMADSWFMAAKSLRPLPVAHKEMNEESRVRQRYVDLIVRPEAREMARTRIAVVRALRNALERRGFLEVETPMLQTLHGGAAARPFVTHSNALDMDLYLRIAPELFLKRCVVGGLEQVFEINRNFRNEGSDSTHSPEFAMLETYEAYGTYDDSARMTRELVQEVAQEVFGTQVVTLADGTEYDLRGEWATVEMYPSLSDALGVSVTPETSIAELRELADRVGLEIPEDKGYGHGKLVEELWEHQYGDKLYAPTFVRDFPVETSPLTRQHRSKAGVTEKWDLYVRGFELATGYSELIDPVIQRERFVDQARLAAQGDDEAMALDEDFLAAMEHGMPPTTGTGMGIDRLLMALTGLGIRETILFPIVRPVTR
- a CDS encoding histone-like nucleoid-structuring protein Lsr2, coding for MAKKVTVSLIDDVDGESIADETIEFAIDGVSYEIDLSSANAAKLRDGLEEWVSSARRVSGRRRVKAAATATGAPKSRVSIDREQSAAIREWARRNGHKVSARGRISADITDAYNKAAKG
- a CDS encoding FHA domain-containing protein: MLTAERERVTIGRSPQADLALPWDAEVSRLHAAIEYLGAQWTIVDDGLSRNGTFVNGDRLVGRRRLIAGDVIRVGTSRVSFHDFGGVADDITRTSTGSIPTLRQLTETQRSVLIALCRPYKNGAAFATPASNQQIAEELFLSVDAIKTHLRALFAKFGVEDLPQNAKRVRLAFLAIQSGLISDRDL
- a CDS encoding DUF1772 domain-containing protein; its protein translation is MTAARLIALVLATLATGLIAGLFYGYANSVMPALNRTDDRTMIDVMQKINVVIINPVFMIGFLGTVGFSILAAALHLGKDQRSTLIWIGIALAINVIAFAVTSGLNVPLNNQLAAAGDPSRIADLAAVRADFEAVWVRWNIVRAVLHTLAFLVLCGALFVAGTQHGKANAAGAATPDQYVAQGHPGQFPGQPGVAVYR
- a CDS encoding esterase/lipase family protein, coding for MRRVPGFSFLVLVLAALWTAAAGPAQAQQYPVDYNFFAGIPNELTNPGGSLPGANDWSCRPSDAHPNPVVLAHGTGGGAQTNWGVYAPLLANQGYCVYSMTYGAYDLPWPISAIGGMLPMEQSAPQFAAFVDRALAATGARRVDIVGHSQGNFIGNYFVKRLGGADKVDKLVAIAPPWLGSNVAGAAQIAAFSQRLGAGPAFDALVGSLCQACRQVVEGSDFLRALNADGVYHPSVTYTNIATRLDELVVPYTAGLVPGPNVTNIVVQDTCAQDFSEHAGIAGSPRAAAYVLNALDPTHPREAPCVFVAPFTG